In Fusarium fujikuroi IMI 58289 draft genome, chromosome FFUJ_chr02, the genomic stretch ACATTCCACGATCATCTTTACAGCAACCAAGCATCACGTCGAGTACCTCGCCAACTTACTGATCTATGCCGGCTTCGCTGTTTCCTATGTCTACGGATCCCTTGATCAGACTGCACGAAGAATTCAGGTCGAAGACTTTCGAAGAGGCAAGACAAACATTCTTGTCGTTACTGATGTTGCTGCACGTGGTATTGATATTCCAGTTCTTGCCAACGTTATCAACTTCGACTTTCCTCCCCAGCCCAAGGTTTTTGTTCATCGAGTTGGTCGTACTGCTCGAGCAGGCCAGCGTGGTTGGAGTTACAGTCTCGTGAGAGACACTGACGCTCCTTATCTACTTGACCTTCAGCTATTTCTCGGTAAGAGACTTGTTATTGGCCAGGAGGCCAAGAACCCATCATTTTCAGATGACGTGGTTGTTGGCGCATTAAAACGAGACCCTGTGGAAGCTCAGGTAGAATGGTTTAACAAAGCGTTGTACGAAAGTGAGGACATCTCAGCGCTACGTGGAGTTGCTATCAAGGCAGAGAAACTCTACTTGAGAACAAGGAACTCGGCAGCCAGTCAAAGTGCGAAGCGGTCGAAAGAGTTGGTCGGAAGTGAGGGTTGGACACAACTTCATGCACTCTTTGGGGAGGACGTTGATGGAGCTGAACAAGCACGAGCCAATATGTTGGCTAGAATCAGTGGTTTCAGGCCTCAGGAGACTATCTTTGAGATCGGTGGACGCCGAGACAAGGGAACTACTGAAGCTGCCGAAGTAATGAAGCAACTGAGAAAGAGAATTACGCCACGAAGGCAaacggagaagaaggatcatGGCGATTTCGAtggtattgatgatgatttgcCAGTTGGTACCGAGGTGGACGCCATttctgatgaagatgaagaccagATGGATGTGGACGAGGCTCCTGAAGAGTCGGATGATGGCTTGGAGGTCACCGTatccaacaccaacccaaAGAAGGGACAGACGGATTGGCGAGACTCAGAGGTTTTTATGTCTTACACGCCTCGAACATTCAACGCTGCCGAGGAACGTGGCTACGGCGTATCGTCCGGTGGCCAGGACTCTTCCAACTTTGTGGAGGCTGCTCGTGGCGTGACCATGGATCTTACAAATGATGAGAACGCCAAGAGCTTCGGCGAACCAACTCGCTCAAAGATGCGTTGGGacaagaagtccaagaagtATGTTTCACGAGAGAACGACGACGACGGATCCAAGGGTGCCAAGATGATCCGTGGCGAGAGTGGTGTCAAGATCGCAGCCAGCTTCCAAAGTGGCCGCTTCGACAAGTGGAAGCGTGCCAATCGTCTCGGCAAACTCCCTCACGTCGGCGAGGCAGAACGTCCTGGCGGTGCCAACCATGTCGCCCACATTCCCTCTGGTGTCCGCTACAAACACAAGCAGGAGAGGGCACCAAAGGAGGCAGACAAGTACCGCGACGACTTCCAGGTTCGCAAGAAGCGTGTCGACGAGGCGAGAGAGAAGCGTGTGGGCCGTTTCCGCGATGGTATGGGAAGCAAGAAGGAACTCAAGGGCAGGGACGATATCCGCAAGGCGAGacaggagaaggagaagaagaggctcaaAAACGCCCGTCCTACCAGGAAGAAGTGATTTGTCGATTGCAGTGGCATCTACGCATGGCGTTTGGACGAtttatagaaaaagtaaTGAGAATTGTGTCAACAGGTTTCTTTCAGCACTTCAGTGAGCTAAACTGTGTAGATATTTTTGAGTGTGAAATCAGGATATGTTGCCTTTTATCACGGGCTATGTGAGCCAGGGAATCGCAGAGTTCCGAGCCAAACATTGATTCTTTGAGACTTCTTACCCCTGAGCATCAGAGTCCAATGCTGCCTGGTACATACCAGTTTTGTCCTTCATTCAGCAACACATCGTTTTGTATTGTGAAACCAAACGTCTCTAATTACAGCCAACGTCGACTTTTGCCATGGCTGCCATTCTAAAAACGTATCTCTACAAATTCTTTTGAAAGGGCTAGA encodes the following:
- a CDS encoding related to putative RNA helicase involved in ribosome biogenesis, with product MPQRGVSPTPSDGEIDIFGSLYPGDGENENGGNDGSADFDFDGLLNAPEPGNDDNDEAFIALQQAASFRKASNLKGRTVKKGGGFQAMGLNSNLLKAITRKGFSVPTPIQRKAIPLILDRKDLVGMARTGSGKTAAFVIPMIERLRAHSARFGTRALILSPSRELAIQTLKVVKEFSRGTDLKCVLLVGGDSLEEQFGSMAANPDIVIATPGRFLHLKVEMSLDLSSIKYVVFDEADRLFEMGFAAQLTEILHALPPSRQSLLFSATLPASLVEFARAGLQDPSLVRLDAETKVSPDLESAFFSVKGAEKEGSLLHILHDVIKMPVGAPVNAEDSETGSKKRKRGADSSSSKPTEHSTIIFTATKHHVEYLANLLIYAGFAVSYVYGSLDQTARRIQVEDFRRGKTNILVVTDVAARGIDIPVLANVINFDFPPQPKVFVHRVGRTARAGQRGWSYSLVRDTDAPYLLDLQLFLGKRLVIGQEAKNPSFSDDVVVGALKRDPVEAQVEWFNKALYESEDISALRGVAIKAEKLYLRTRNSAASQSAKRSKELVGSEGWTQLHALFGEDVDGAEQARANMLARISGFRPQETIFEIGGRRDKGTTEAAEVMKQLRKRITPRRQTEKKDHGDFDGIDDDLPVGTEVDAISDEDEDQMDVDEAPEESDDGLEVTVSNTNPKKGQTDWRDSEVFMSYTPRTFNAAEERGYGVSSGGQDSSNFVEAARGVTMDLTNDENAKSFGEPTRSKMRWDKKSKKYVSRENDDDGSKGAKMIRGESGVKIAASFQSGRFDKWKRANRLGKLPHVGEAERPGGANHVAHIPSGVRYKHKQERAPKEADKYRDDFQVRKKRVDEAREKRVGRFRDGMGSKKELKGRDDIRKARQEKEKKRLKNARPTRKK